A section of the Pseudomonas flavescens genome encodes:
- a CDS encoding HPP family protein yields MKSSAHFPQWLSALLPDSLHTRPREWSRAALGAATGFLFSTWVCSHLFGLHMTVHFSGPLAASAVLLFAVSSGALAQPWSILGSYLCACVVALTITHFIDHSLVGAALALGLSLLLMCPLRCLHPPAGAIAFCMVFATPAPGEPFWQPALVAMTAGLGLLACALLYNNLTRMPYPRPHPGASTLHRTRDPLPSERAGIKAGDLDHALDELGAFVDVTREDLELIVRSTEKHALRRSMGDIRAGQMMSRDLVHAAPATPVAKGLYLLTHHQLKALPILDRDKRLVGIVSLVDLVSALRSRRFNLRAMLGLQKKQVLGELMTSPVQSVDVDAHVVDLIALLSDEGLHCLPVLDDGALVGMITQTDLVAALHRDLLRHLN; encoded by the coding sequence ATGAAATCCTCAGCGCATTTTCCCCAGTGGCTGTCTGCCTTACTGCCGGATTCCCTGCACACCCGACCTCGTGAATGGAGCCGCGCCGCGCTTGGTGCCGCGACGGGTTTTCTGTTCAGCACCTGGGTGTGCAGCCATCTGTTCGGCCTGCACATGACGGTGCATTTTTCCGGGCCACTGGCGGCCTCGGCCGTGCTGTTGTTCGCAGTCTCTTCCGGCGCGCTGGCGCAGCCCTGGTCGATCCTCGGCAGCTACCTGTGTGCCTGCGTGGTCGCACTGACGATCACCCACTTCATCGATCACAGCCTGGTCGGTGCCGCGCTGGCCTTGGGCCTGAGTCTGCTGCTGATGTGTCCGCTGCGCTGCCTGCATCCGCCGGCGGGTGCCATCGCCTTCTGCATGGTGTTCGCCACGCCTGCGCCCGGTGAGCCGTTCTGGCAGCCGGCGCTGGTGGCGATGACCGCCGGCCTCGGTCTGCTGGCCTGCGCGCTGCTCTACAACAACCTGACACGCATGCCTTACCCTCGCCCGCACCCGGGAGCGTCCACGCTGCACCGCACCCGCGACCCGCTGCCCAGCGAACGTGCCGGCATCAAGGCGGGCGATCTGGATCACGCCCTGGACGAGCTTGGCGCCTTCGTCGATGTCACCCGTGAAGACCTCGAGCTGATCGTGCGCAGCACCGAGAAGCATGCCCTGCGCCGCAGCATGGGGGATATTCGGGCCGGGCAGATGATGTCCCGCGACCTGGTTCATGCCGCCCCCGCAACCCCTGTCGCCAAGGGCCTTTACCTGCTTACCCACCACCAGCTCAAGGCCTTGCCGATTCTCGACCGTGACAAGCGACTGGTGGGCATCGTCAGCCTGGTCGATCTGGTCAGCGCTCTGCGTTCCAGGCGCTTCAATCTGCGCGCGATGCTCGGTCTGCAAAAGAAGCAGGTACTGGGCGAGCTGATGACATCGCCCGTGCAGTCGGTGGATGTCGATGCCCATGTCGTCGACCTGATTGCATTGCTCTCCGACGAAGGCCTGCATTGCCTGCCGGTACTGGACGACGGGGCTCTGGTCGGGATGATCACCCAGACCGATCTGGTCGCGGCACTGCACCGCGATCTGCTCAGGCATCTGAATTGA
- a CDS encoding septal ring lytic transglycosylase RlpA family protein: MRRLSGLLVLFSLLAGCSSFGGGVPGDYRADGKASYYGKAHHGNRTASGERFDQNAMTAAHRTLPFGTRVRVTNLNNDRSVVVRINDRGPFSRGRIIDVSRKAAESLDMIRSGVVPVRVESLK, from the coding sequence ATGCGTCGATTATCGGGTCTGCTGGTGCTGTTCAGCCTGCTCGCCGGCTGTAGCAGCTTTGGAGGCGGTGTACCCGGTGACTACCGCGCTGACGGCAAGGCCTCGTATTACGGCAAGGCGCACCACGGCAACAGGACCGCCAGCGGCGAACGCTTCGACCAGAACGCCATGACCGCCGCCCATCGCACGCTGCCCTTCGGCACCCGGGTCAGGGTCACCAACCTCAACAACGACCGCAGCGTGGTGGTGCGCATCAACGACCGCGGCCCTTTCTCGCGTGGGCGCATCATCGATGTGTCTAGAAAGGCGGCGGAGTCGCTGGACATGATCCGCTCCGGCGTAGTGCCGGTCAGGGTTGAAAGCCTCAAGTGA
- a CDS encoding alpha-2-macroglobulin family protein: MNRLLAVALLALLPLAAQAEDEVPASNYTPLSGESFFLLADSSFAADEVATVRLEAPGRDYRRYRMEGYGGVDMRLYRIEQPLEFLKRQKNLHRVVAEGQFKGEGLSNTLSYLWDNWYRKSRRVMQRAFSYESRKQVTEEAPELKMGRAIAAPTEYTPQVQFAPMKGLPLVAEFRYPLWEAKPIEPPAGVDLSGSSSNFVSVAPGNVYVPLGKLEPGLYLAEAIIGKYRATTVVFVSNTVAVSKIAGGELLVWTADKHQGTPVADAKLLWSDGLGVMTSGKTDAQGLLRLGHASPERSYVIGEDAQGGVFVSENFYYDSEIYDTKLYAFTDRPLYRPGDWVEVKIVGREFKNSSDSVAAGTAPISLSVLDANGTVLQTQTLDFDGARGGQGRFQLPDNAVAGGYELRFAYRDQLYSSAFRVAEYIKPHFEVSLDLDKPDLRTGEPVKGALVLLYPDGKPVVDAKVQLSLRAQQLSMVDNELQYLGQFPVELASSEVSTDSQGRAVLDLPAADKPSRYLLSVFASDGAAYRVKTSKEILIERGAARYRLSAPQRFSSAGQAVSFSYRSEGDSERRPARYDWVRLEDQSTGNGELAADAKGFELNFERPGTYSVTLKDSSGLILGATGHSVSGEGVKSVAGTIEIVLDKAEYQAGEEALALITFPEPVSDALLTLERDKVEATALLSKGGDWLKLERLSDTQYRARIPVGKTFSPNITFSALYTRGGDYSFQNAGIKVATPQIDIAIKADREVVEPGDLVTVELSTLFEGKPVPTRLTVSVVDEMIYALQPEIAPGIDQFFYHPRRNNVRTSASLSFISYDLALPGTPSAPGRANRSERGVKVLERPRREEVDTASWQPDLVTDADGKARFSFRMPDSLTRWRITARAVSADGQVGQKRQFVRSEKPLYLKWSGPSRFRVGDKPALGLFAFNQGEAGSKAELLIRHGEQQQRREVVLAKGINYLPVEDSVIAAGDFSAELRQGDKVADALAVNLRTVAAGWQQVRSTRLSAFPGSTALQLPADASQVQVRLDDSGVGLFGAALDDLLAYPYGGVEQTASRLLPLSLAYPTLAAGEPRIKDRLRLVMQNSRLRLVQMAGPEATFTWWGGDADGDAFLTAYAYFADWHASRALAIPLPPEHWQRLLELYAKRAQDTPLLQRALIIAFSRDMGLPVKTLLEGLVYDLAAAGEGEEAVLGEGDSLVMAAPDSALGLAIARELGVKLAQRAGVPVSDELLAQMEAVRGRLAESQSPFVDAVGLYLDGPDRQRAQRLLGELAPAQAGLERALALTWLQPSLDLRSTQPALVLEGDWRAVEGATGETYWQWNGAQPPQALLLAGDLDQPSDVRLDYQSAQAAPSNVPVTLKRRLLRLVPSDKAFEFRAEEVGKDEISSADLYLDEVTLSSESEQTLRYGMLEVPLPPGADVERTTWGIQVSGLGGDEASALEKARNEPGELSYAVPVDSLQGELVLRHLVRFSQKGEFVLPPARYVRLYAPGQQALEAEPALQKVTVE; the protein is encoded by the coding sequence ATGAACCGCCTGCTGGCTGTCGCGCTGCTGGCCCTGCTGCCTCTGGCTGCTCAGGCGGAGGACGAGGTGCCGGCGAGCAACTACACGCCGCTGTCCGGCGAGTCGTTCTTCCTGCTCGCCGACTCGAGCTTCGCCGCCGACGAAGTGGCCACGGTACGCCTCGAGGCGCCAGGCCGTGATTACCGCCGCTATCGCATGGAAGGCTACGGCGGGGTGGACATGCGCCTGTACCGCATCGAGCAGCCGCTGGAGTTTCTCAAGCGCCAGAAGAATCTGCACCGCGTGGTTGCCGAGGGCCAGTTCAAGGGGGAGGGGCTGTCCAATACCCTGTCCTACCTGTGGGACAACTGGTACCGCAAATCCCGTCGGGTGATGCAGCGTGCCTTCTCCTACGAGTCGCGCAAGCAGGTCACCGAGGAAGCGCCGGAGCTGAAGATGGGCCGCGCCATCGCCGCGCCCACCGAGTACACCCCGCAGGTGCAGTTCGCGCCGATGAAGGGGCTGCCGCTGGTGGCCGAGTTCCGCTATCCGTTGTGGGAAGCCAAGCCCATCGAGCCGCCAGCGGGCGTCGACCTGTCCGGCTCGTCGAGCAACTTCGTCAGTGTCGCACCGGGTAACGTCTACGTGCCGCTGGGCAAGCTGGAGCCGGGCCTGTACCTGGCCGAGGCGATCATCGGCAAGTACCGCGCCACTACCGTGGTGTTCGTTTCCAACACCGTGGCGGTGAGCAAGATCGCCGGTGGTGAACTGCTGGTGTGGACGGCCGACAAGCATCAGGGCACGCCAGTGGCGGATGCCAAGCTGCTGTGGAGCGATGGCCTGGGTGTGATGACCAGTGGCAAGACCGACGCACAAGGCTTGCTGCGCCTCGGCCATGCCAGCCCGGAGCGCTCCTACGTGATCGGCGAGGACGCCCAGGGCGGTGTGTTCGTGTCCGAAAACTTCTACTACGACAGCGAAATCTACGACACCAAGCTCTACGCCTTCACTGATCGCCCGCTGTACCGCCCCGGCGACTGGGTAGAGGTGAAGATCGTCGGCCGTGAGTTCAAGAACTCCAGTGATTCGGTGGCGGCCGGTACCGCGCCGATCAGTCTCAGCGTGCTGGACGCCAACGGCACCGTGCTGCAGACCCAGACGCTGGATTTCGACGGCGCCCGTGGCGGCCAGGGCCGCTTCCAGCTGCCGGACAACGCCGTGGCAGGCGGTTACGAGCTGCGCTTCGCCTACCGTGATCAGCTGTACAGCAGCGCCTTCCGGGTGGCCGAGTACATCAAACCGCACTTCGAAGTGTCGCTGGATCTGGACAAGCCGGACTTGCGCACCGGTGAGCCGGTCAAGGGCGCCCTGGTGCTTCTCTACCCGGATGGCAAGCCGGTGGTGGACGCCAAGGTGCAGTTGAGCCTGCGTGCCCAGCAGCTGTCGATGGTCGATAACGAGCTGCAGTACCTCGGCCAGTTCCCGGTCGAGCTGGCCAGCAGCGAAGTGAGCACCGATAGCCAGGGCCGCGCCGTGCTCGACCTGCCGGCCGCCGACAAGCCCAGCCGCTACCTGCTCAGCGTGTTCGCCAGCGATGGTGCCGCCTACCGGGTCAAGACCAGCAAGGAAATCCTCATCGAACGCGGTGCCGCGCGCTACCGCCTGAGTGCGCCACAGCGCTTCAGCTCGGCCGGTCAGGCCGTCAGTTTCAGCTACCGCAGCGAGGGTGACAGCGAGCGGCGCCCGGCTCGTTACGACTGGGTGCGCCTGGAGGATCAGAGCACCGGCAACGGCGAGCTGGCGGCGGATGCCAAGGGCTTCGAGCTGAACTTCGAACGCCCCGGTACCTACAGCGTCACCCTCAAGGACAGCAGCGGCCTGATTCTCGGCGCCACCGGCCATTCGGTCAGTGGCGAGGGCGTCAAATCCGTCGCCGGCACCATCGAGATCGTGCTCGACAAGGCCGAGTACCAGGCCGGTGAAGAAGCCCTGGCGCTGATCACGTTCCCGGAGCCGGTCAGCGATGCGCTGCTGACCCTGGAACGTGACAAGGTCGAGGCCACTGCGCTGCTCTCCAAGGGCGGCGACTGGCTCAAGCTCGAGCGCCTGTCCGACACCCAGTACCGCGCGCGTATTCCGGTCGGCAAGACCTTCTCGCCGAACATCACCTTCTCGGCGCTGTACACCCGCGGTGGTGACTACAGCTTCCAGAACGCGGGCATCAAGGTCGCTACGCCGCAGATCGACATCGCCATCAAGGCCGACAGGGAAGTGGTGGAGCCGGGCGACCTGGTCACCGTCGAGCTGAGCACCCTGTTCGAAGGCAAGCCGGTACCGACGCGTCTGACGGTCAGCGTGGTGGACGAGATGATCTACGCCTTGCAGCCGGAAATCGCCCCGGGCATCGATCAGTTCTTCTATCACCCACGGCGCAACAACGTGCGCACCAGTGCCAGCCTGTCGTTCATCAGCTATGACCTGGCCCTGCCGGGTACGCCAAGTGCACCGGGCCGCGCCAACCGCAGCGAGCGGGGCGTCAAGGTACTGGAGCGGCCACGCCGTGAAGAGGTCGACACCGCTTCCTGGCAGCCGGATCTGGTCACCGATGCGGACGGCAAGGCACGTTTCAGCTTCCGCATGCCCGACTCGCTGACCCGCTGGCGCATCACCGCCCGTGCGGTGAGCGCGGACGGGCAGGTTGGTCAGAAGCGTCAGTTCGTGCGCTCGGAGAAGCCGCTGTACCTGAAGTGGAGCGGCCCGAGCCGCTTCCGGGTCGGCGACAAGCCGGCACTTGGGCTGTTCGCCTTCAATCAGGGCGAAGCGGGCAGCAAAGCGGAACTGCTGATCCGTCATGGTGAGCAGCAACAGCGCCGTGAAGTGGTATTGGCCAAGGGCATCAACTACCTGCCCGTCGAGGACTCGGTGATCGCCGCGGGTGATTTCAGTGCCGAGCTGCGCCAGGGCGACAAGGTGGCCGATGCGCTGGCCGTGAATCTGCGCACTGTCGCGGCGGGCTGGCAGCAGGTGCGCAGCACGCGCCTGTCAGCTTTCCCGGGCAGCACGGCGTTGCAGCTGCCCGCCGATGCCAGTCAGGTACAGGTGCGCCTGGATGACAGCGGCGTCGGCCTGTTCGGTGCGGCGCTGGACGATCTGCTCGCCTACCCCTATGGCGGTGTCGAGCAGACAGCAAGCCGTCTGCTGCCGCTGAGCCTGGCCTACCCGACCCTGGCGGCAGGCGAGCCGCGGATCAAGGATCGCCTGCGTCTGGTCATGCAGAACAGCCGCCTGCGCCTGGTGCAGATGGCCGGGCCGGAAGCGACCTTCACCTGGTGGGGCGGCGATGCCGATGGCGACGCCTTCCTCACCGCCTACGCTTATTTCGCCGACTGGCACGCCAGCCGTGCGTTGGCGATCCCGTTGCCGCCCGAGCACTGGCAGCGTCTGCTGGAGCTGTATGCCAAACGCGCTCAGGACACGCCATTGCTGCAGCGCGCGCTGATCATCGCGTTCTCCCGAGACATGGGCTTGCCGGTGAAAACCCTGCTCGAAGGGCTGGTCTATGACCTGGCCGCAGCGGGCGAGGGCGAGGAAGCGGTGCTCGGCGAGGGTGACAGCCTGGTGATGGCGGCACCGGATTCCGCGCTCGGTCTGGCGATTGCCCGCGAGCTGGGCGTCAAGCTGGCGCAGCGCGCTGGCGTGCCGGTATCGGATGAGCTGCTCGCGCAGATGGAGGCTGTTCGTGGGCGTCTCGCCGAGAGCCAGTCACCCTTCGTCGATGCCGTCGGTCTGTATCTGGATGGCCCGGATCGCCAGCGGGCCCAGCGCCTGCTCGGCGAGCTGGCGCCTGCCCAGGCAGGCCTGGAGCGCGCTTTGGCGCTGACCTGGCTGCAGCCGTCGCTGGACCTGCGTAGCACGCAGCCTGCGTTGGTGCTGGAAGGCGACTGGCGGGCCGTGGAGGGGGCGACTGGCGAAACCTACTGGCAATGGAACGGCGCTCAGCCGCCCCAGGCTTTGCTGTTGGCCGGTGACCTGGATCAGCCAAGCGATGTGCGCCTCGACTACCAGAGCGCCCAGGCGGCGCCAAGCAATGTGCCGGTGACCTTGAAACGGCGGCTGCTGCGCCTGGTGCCGAGCGACAAGGCGTTCGAGTTCCGCGCCGAGGAAGTCGGCAAGGACGAGATCTCCAGTGCCGACCTGTATCTGGACGAAGTGACCCTGAGCAGCGAATCCGAGCAGACCCTGCGCTACGGCATGCTGGAAGTGCCGCTGCCACCGGGCGCCGATGTGGAACGTACCACCTGGGGCATTCAGGTAAGCGGCCTGGGTGGCGATGAAGCCTCGGCGCTGGAGAAGGCGCGCAACGAGCCGGGCGAGCTGAGCTACGCCGTACCGGTGGACAGCCTGCAGGGCGAACTGGTGTTGCGCCATCTGGTGCGTTTCTCGCAGAAGGGTGAGTTCGTACTGCCGCCGGCCCGCTACGTGCGCCTCTACGCTCCAGGCCAGCAAGCACTGGAGGCTGAACCCGCGCTGCAGAAGGTAACCGTTGAGTAA
- a CDS encoding DUF1175 domain-containing protein yields the protein MFAMFMALSLCARAEQAPGLNPEQSQIFRAWFVRIAQEQLRQGPSPRWHQQDCVGLVRFAANEALKVHDAKWLHANGLSNRYLPPELELDDAQRRLAQNWQQGGGKQGPYVNAIKMIQFNSQLVGRDLNQARPGDLMFFDQGDDQHLMIWMGRDIVYHTGTTTPTDNGMRAVSLQQLMTWKDTRWIPDDANPNFIGIYRLNFLAR from the coding sequence ATGTTCGCCATGTTCATGGCGTTGAGCCTTTGCGCGCGCGCCGAGCAAGCGCCCGGCCTGAACCCCGAGCAGTCGCAGATCTTCCGTGCCTGGTTCGTGCGGATCGCCCAGGAACAGCTGCGCCAGGGACCGAGCCCGCGCTGGCACCAGCAGGACTGTGTCGGCCTCGTTCGCTTCGCTGCCAACGAAGCGCTCAAGGTGCATGACGCCAAGTGGCTGCACGCCAATGGCCTGTCCAATCGCTACCTGCCGCCGGAGTTGGAACTGGACGATGCTCAGCGCCGTCTGGCGCAGAACTGGCAGCAGGGCGGCGGCAAGCAGGGCCCCTACGTCAATGCGATCAAGATGATCCAGTTCAACAGCCAGTTGGTCGGCCGCGATCTGAACCAGGCCCGTCCCGGCGACCTGATGTTCTTCGATCAGGGCGACGACCAGCACCTGATGATCTGGATGGGCCGCGACATCGTTTACCACACCGGCACCACCACTCCCACGGATAACGGCATGCGTGCCGTCAGCCTGCAACAACTCATGACATGGAAGGACACCCGATGGATACCCGACGACGCCAACCCCAACTTTATCGGCATCTATCGGCTGAATTTCCTCGCGCGATGA
- a CDS encoding YfaP family protein, which produces MALINPRFVLCLTLLPLCALAEVSLDTPRSGWREGGADGAQFMQQVNYPASSVNSAANQADTARIKGAISKLEKDGKAPGRLVVNGVSMPLKIAEDGSFDRPFVFSEGSNNVEVRSPDGGQRRRVQFYNNGSGETPARLRVVLSWDSDNTDLDLHLVTPDGGHVWYGDRSLANGAALDVDVTTGYGPEMIATPTPLKGQYLVYVNYYGGGYSYDDGESTAQQILTTGQITVISEEGTVNEKQQSFLVPMRTPGELTLVKSFSYP; this is translated from the coding sequence ATGGCTCTGATCAATCCCCGTTTCGTTCTCTGCCTGACCTTGCTGCCGCTCTGCGCGCTGGCCGAAGTGAGCCTCGATACACCGCGCAGTGGCTGGCGCGAAGGAGGGGCAGACGGCGCCCAGTTCATGCAGCAGGTCAACTACCCGGCATCAAGCGTCAACAGTGCCGCCAATCAGGCCGATACCGCCCGCATCAAGGGCGCGATCAGCAAGTTGGAGAAAGATGGCAAGGCACCCGGTCGCCTGGTGGTCAACGGTGTCAGCATGCCGCTGAAGATCGCCGAAGACGGCAGCTTCGATCGCCCCTTCGTATTCTCGGAGGGCAGCAACAACGTCGAGGTGCGCAGCCCCGATGGCGGGCAGCGTCGCCGCGTGCAGTTCTACAACAACGGCAGCGGCGAAACCCCGGCGCGCTTGCGGGTGGTGCTGTCCTGGGACAGCGACAACACCGACCTCGACCTGCATTTGGTGACACCCGATGGTGGCCACGTCTGGTACGGCGACCGTTCCCTGGCCAACGGTGCAGCCCTGGATGTGGACGTGACCACCGGCTACGGCCCGGAGATGATCGCCACGCCAACGCCGCTCAAGGGCCAGTACCTGGTGTACGTGAATTACTACGGCGGCGGTTACAGCTACGACGACGGCGAGAGCACTGCCCAGCAGATTCTCACCACCGGGCAGATCACCGTGATCAGCGAAGAGGGCACGGTCAACGAAAAACAGCAGAGTTTCCTCGTACCGATGCGTACACCGGGCGAGTTGACGCTGGTGAAAAGCTTCAGCTATCCATAG
- a CDS encoding LysR family transcriptional regulator, with amino-acid sequence MDIDLTRTFLEIVRSGSFIAAAERMHVTQTAITARIQKLESHLGSTLFVRNRAGARLTADGEAFVTYANQIQQTWEAAQRDLPLPDGYHNVIHIGGEVSLCNPLMLRWVSAIRENIDGYAVRAQIAEGASLLRQVELGVLDAALVYQPTYWAGMQVEQVLEEKLILVKAANPEPYVYIDWGDSFRAQHDRALPDKARAPVTFNLGPLALQYILEHGGSGYFRTRVVQSYLDSKVLERVSKAPEFSYPTYLVYARERDSAALQQSFTLLREIAAQDTDWSQRWDPAV; translated from the coding sequence ATGGATATCGACCTTACCCGCACCTTTCTGGAAATCGTCCGCAGCGGCAGCTTCATCGCCGCGGCCGAGCGCATGCACGTCACCCAGACGGCGATCACCGCGCGGATCCAGAAGCTCGAAAGCCACCTTGGCAGCACGCTGTTCGTGCGCAACCGGGCGGGCGCGCGACTGACTGCCGATGGCGAGGCATTCGTCACCTATGCCAACCAGATTCAACAGACCTGGGAAGCGGCGCAGCGTGACCTGCCGCTGCCGGATGGTTATCACAACGTCATCCACATCGGCGGCGAGGTCAGCCTGTGCAACCCGCTGATGCTGCGCTGGGTGAGCGCGATTCGCGAGAACATCGATGGTTATGCGGTGCGTGCGCAGATCGCCGAAGGAGCGAGTCTGTTACGGCAGGTGGAGCTGGGCGTGCTGGATGCGGCATTGGTCTACCAGCCCACGTACTGGGCCGGTATGCAGGTCGAGCAGGTGCTCGAGGAGAAGCTGATCCTGGTGAAGGCGGCGAACCCCGAGCCCTACGTCTACATCGACTGGGGCGACAGCTTCCGCGCGCAGCACGACCGTGCCTTGCCGGACAAGGCACGTGCGCCGGTGACCTTCAATCTCGGCCCGTTGGCGTTGCAGTACATTCTGGAGCACGGTGGGTCCGGCTACTTCCGTACCCGGGTGGTGCAGAGCTATCTGGACAGCAAGGTGCTCGAGCGGGTTAGCAAGGCGCCGGAGTTCAGCTACCCGACCTATCTGGTCTACGCCCGCGAGCGCGACTCGGCGGCTTTGCAGCAGAGCTTCACCCTGCTGCGCGAGATCGCCGCCCAGGATACCGACTGGTCACAGCGCTGGGACCCGGCGGTCTGA
- a CDS encoding DUF2300 domain-containing protein, which produces MAAEAPLSLAWQRADGSELLRLDEQRLLSREPLSENLQAPLGSLWKLFVYAYLVDTRQPDNGYQCRGQDKEEVYCCNPGGRIDRDQALVKSCGLYFEQQNLQLAEDDWSRYWQARKAPSWISERQRLAADTRVSVQQLLTQLGQLPAQADARKVLLDVVLGGDGSTISALGSRLRVKTWSWLADGDPQARQGGFAGWLADGTPVWSGGSGTSSMVLKRHAESLGQVLPAGWPREAGSCVEVRLFARYPLRQIRREGNDVAVEPGVLNGRYEVEFANGNRLPIESHGELFLERSDEGLQLTAHLDREDYVARVLDREASAQPAEAAKALAIAARTYLLQSAGRRGECLRIDDSSASQRVAPRPASQGARDIAAWTADLVLAGTPVTYHTTQPGPDRLAWTQAVEQAGSGLRYDAILARAFPRATLSRWDKPVAACQPLAAAEQWLRKQRRDWRPRLDREPGYEEIQQFTVCQLASGRPYVDRERQRIFVRGFFSLQDRLDLTHEYLHLAFIAHPNGQDEAYVEGLARTLLLE; this is translated from the coding sequence ATGGCAGCCGAAGCGCCGCTGTCGCTGGCCTGGCAACGGGCCGATGGCAGCGAGCTGCTGCGCTTGGACGAGCAGCGGCTGCTCAGCCGCGAACCCTTATCCGAGAACCTGCAGGCGCCGCTGGGCAGCCTGTGGAAGCTGTTCGTCTATGCCTATCTGGTCGACACCAGGCAGCCGGATAACGGCTATCAGTGCCGTGGGCAGGACAAGGAAGAGGTCTATTGCTGCAACCCGGGCGGGCGCATCGACCGGGATCAGGCGCTGGTCAAATCCTGCGGCTTGTATTTCGAGCAGCAGAATCTGCAACTGGCCGAAGATGACTGGTCGCGTTACTGGCAGGCTCGAAAGGCGCCGAGCTGGATCAGCGAGCGCCAGCGCCTGGCAGCGGATACCCGCGTTTCGGTTCAGCAATTGCTGACGCAACTCGGGCAATTGCCGGCCCAGGCCGATGCCCGCAAGGTGCTGCTGGACGTGGTGCTGGGCGGCGACGGCTCGACCATCAGCGCCCTGGGCAGCCGGCTGCGGGTAAAAACCTGGAGCTGGCTGGCCGATGGCGATCCCCAGGCTCGTCAGGGCGGTTTCGCCGGTTGGCTGGCCGATGGCACGCCGGTCTGGAGCGGCGGCTCGGGCACCAGCAGCATGGTGCTCAAGCGGCATGCCGAGTCGCTTGGCCAGGTACTGCCTGCGGGGTGGCCGCGCGAGGCCGGCAGCTGCGTCGAGGTACGCCTGTTCGCCCGCTATCCTCTGCGCCAGATACGCCGTGAGGGTAATGACGTGGCCGTTGAGCCGGGTGTGCTGAATGGTCGTTACGAGGTCGAGTTCGCCAACGGCAATCGCCTGCCCATCGAAAGCCATGGTGAGCTGTTTCTCGAACGTTCCGACGAGGGACTGCAACTGACCGCTCACCTGGATCGCGAAGATTATGTCGCCCGTGTACTGGATCGCGAAGCATCGGCGCAGCCCGCCGAAGCCGCCAAGGCTCTGGCCATCGCTGCCCGTACCTACCTGCTGCAGAGCGCCGGGCGTCGCGGCGAATGTCTGCGTATCGACGACAGCAGCGCCAGTCAGCGGGTGGCGCCGCGCCCGGCCAGTCAGGGCGCACGGGATATCGCCGCGTGGACGGCCGACCTGGTGCTGGCCGGCACCCCTGTGACCTATCACACGACCCAACCCGGCCCTGATCGCCTGGCCTGGACGCAGGCCGTCGAGCAGGCTGGCAGCGGCCTGCGTTATGACGCCATCCTGGCCCGCGCCTTTCCTCGCGCCACGCTGAGCCGCTGGGACAAACCGGTAGCGGCTTGCCAACCGCTTGCCGCCGCCGAACAGTGGCTGCGCAAGCAGCGCCGCGACTGGCGTCCGCGCCTGGATCGCGAACCGGGCTACGAGGAAATCCAGCAGTTCACCGTGTGCCAGCTGGCGTCTGGCCGGCCCTATGTGGATCGCGAGCGGCAACGGATCTTCGTGCGCGGCTTCTTCTCGTTGCAAGACCGCCTCGACCTGACCCACGAGTACCTGCACCTGGCATTCATCGCTCACCCCAATGGACAGGACGAGGCCTATGTCGAAGGCCTCGCCCGCACCCTGTTACTGGAATGA